A genomic window from Nicotiana sylvestris chromosome 11, ASM39365v2, whole genome shotgun sequence includes:
- the LOC104249073 gene encoding protein TRAUCO, protein MENLMATYQDDDEEENTPAVEAASSAAEPPLVPAEASPSSAEVPQPVAENGSANTPEAEPELPTTDPKIPLKEEEDDDDDDDVDEDEEEEPPPKKQKPLSTLTLTPPKVEEEEQQNGELTKLPLSTPIITAAAKETPTSTSSKKAKYKKKNNNNNLWTKPSSRKGKKKKQNNNNNNNNNSNTKTNKNGAVSAQEAEDKVYITPIPRFPDKNDDSPDMKICLSKVYKAEKVDISEDRLTAGSIKGYRMVRATRGVLEGAWYFEIKVMKLGESGHTRLGWSTDKGDLQAPVGYDGNSFGYRDIDGSKIHKALREKYGEQGYGEGDIIGFYINLPEGSQYAPKPPRLVWYKGQRYMCASDPKEDPPKTIPGSEISFFKNGVCQGVAFKDLYGGRYYPAASMYTLPDQPNCVVKFNFGPDFECFPEDFAGRAVPRPMVEVPYHGFDGRVENGDSWHSTRMCPMLKVVKEHVNKIGEAAEMVS, encoded by the exons ATGGAGAATCTCATGGCCACTTACCAAGACGACGACGAAGAAGAAAACACCCCTGCCGTCGAAGCTGCATCATCCGCCGCTGAACCTCCACTAGTTCCCGCCGAAGCTTCACCATCTTCCGCCGAAGTTCCACAACCAGTTGCCGAAAATGGCAGTGCGAATACTCCAGAAGCCGAACCCGAATTGCCCACCACCGACCCGAAAATTCccttgaaagaagaagaagacgacgacgACGATGATGACGtggatgaagatgaagaagaagagccACCACCAAAGAAGCAAAAGCCACTTTCCACTTTAACCCTAACACCACCAAAAGTAGAAGAAGAGGAACAACAAAATGGCGAACTGACCAAATTGCCCTTGTCAACACCCATAATTACAGCAGCAGCAAAGGAAACTCCGACCTCCACAAGCAGCAAGAAAGCAaaatacaagaagaaaaacaacaacaacaacctctGGACAAAACCCAGTTCACGTAAAGgcaaaaaaaagaagcaaaacaacaacaacaacaacaacaacaacagcaacacaaaaACCAACAAAAACGGCGCCGTTtcagcacaagaagctgaagacAAAGTTTACATTACACCAATCCCAAGATTCCCTGACAAAAATGACGACAGCCCAGATATGAAAATCTGCCTTTCAAAAGTTTACAAAGCAGAAAAAGTGGACATAAGTGAAGATAGATTAACAGCAGGGAGTATTAAAGGTTACAGAATGGTGAGAGCAACAAGAGGAGTATTAGAAGGAGCATGGTATTTTGAGATTAAGGTAATGAAATTAGGTGAAAGTGGGCATACAAGACTTGGTTGGTCAACTGATAAAGGAGATTTACAAGCACCTGTTGGATATGATGGGAATAGTTTTGGATATAGAGATATTGATGGTAGCAAGATTCATAAAGCTTTAAGGGAGAAATATGGGGAACAAGGGTATGGTGAAGGTGATATTATTGGTTTTTATATTAATTTGCCTGAAGGTAGTCAGTATGCTCCGAAACCACCGAGACTTGTTTGGTATAAGGGACAGAGATATATGTGTGCTTCTGATCCTAAGGAAGATCCTCCCAAAACAATTCCAG ggagtgagatatctttcttcAAAAATGGAGTGTGTCAAGGTGTTGCTTTCAAGGATCTTTATGGTGGTCGTTACTACCCTGCTGCTTCAATGTATACGCTTCCCGACCAACCTAATTGCGTTGTGAAGTTCAATTTTGGTCCTGACTTTGAATGCTTTCCTGAAGATTTTGCTGGGCGCGCTGTTCCGAGACCGATGGTTGAAGTTCCTTATCATGGCTTTGATGGAAGAGTCGAGAATG GTGATTCATGGCATTCAACTAGGATGTGCCCTATGCTCAAAGTGGTAAAAGAACACGTAAATAAAATTGGTGAAGCTGCTGAAATGGTCAGCTAA